The Diaphorobacter ruginosibacter genome contains a region encoding:
- a CDS encoding single-stranded DNA-binding protein — MIKVSVKSTDVRNQSGTSKQSGKPYSLNFQNVYFHLVDKNGNPEPYPTKVEIILPTNSEGAALYYPIGEYTLAPESVYVSRNGDIAMSPRLRAIKSAPAAADVKG, encoded by the coding sequence ATGATTAAGGTATCGGTAAAGTCGACCGACGTCCGCAACCAAAGCGGCACCTCCAAGCAATCTGGCAAGCCCTACAGCCTCAATTTCCAGAACGTCTATTTCCACCTCGTGGACAAGAACGGCAACCCTGAGCCGTACCCCACGAAGGTCGAAATCATCCTGCCCACCAACTCCGAAGGTGCGGCGCTCTACTACCCAATCGGCGAGTACACCCTCGCGCCTGAATCGGTCTATGTGAGCCGCAACGGTGACATTGCCATGTCGCCGCGTTTGCGCGCGATCAAGTCCGCCCCCGCAGCTGCTGACGTCAAGGGCTGA